The following proteins are encoded in a genomic region of Flammeovirga pectinis:
- a CDS encoding tetratricopeptide repeat protein — MKSFFYLQIIFVSIFIQCINQEVFGQNSIDNQIEYYTPYLKKLLSPPLPKPLPNISKDSENINNILLVKGLVEVKEHSFWNAFWTLKKSYTSAYKNYLNNEKDTANTLVVGIIATTLDVIPSDYHWIRNLLGFTPPIDSPEELIKKGKKSSDSFLRFEAYTAELLLNAFIYKNQDKVNNLAKIYAQFYAQYDVGKCVLAWSYFKNHEPELAYFYVSNMSNKSTNWFGYREYLSGSSAFYAQKNNLSKIHFYSYLNQYSSDYVKSIYYQLYLMSWFNTTDKNNLDALRKKIIDEGTLNLNVDKYAYTFAAKNTRNNKRIYHSRILFDGGQYEASIRTLIDIDSRNLNINDKLEYNYRFARSKHALKDTSLAIKYYLTVLELAGDKPKEYYPANSALNLGKLYESKGDMTNAEIYYNKAKSYPKHTYKNSIDSEAKRRLNSL; from the coding sequence ATGAAGAGTTTTTTTTATCTACAAATAATTTTCGTTTCAATATTTATTCAATGTATAAATCAAGAAGTTTTTGGACAAAACTCAATTGATAATCAAATTGAATACTATACACCGTACCTTAAAAAATTATTATCTCCTCCACTACCGAAGCCTTTACCTAATATATCAAAAGATTCAGAAAATATCAATAATATTCTATTAGTTAAAGGTTTAGTCGAAGTTAAAGAGCATTCTTTCTGGAATGCATTCTGGACTCTCAAAAAATCTTACACTTCAGCATATAAGAATTATCTAAATAATGAGAAAGACACTGCTAACACCTTGGTAGTTGGTATAATTGCTACCACACTAGACGTTATACCATCTGATTACCATTGGATTAGAAATTTATTAGGTTTTACGCCTCCTATCGATTCACCTGAGGAGCTAATTAAAAAAGGAAAAAAAAGTTCAGATAGCTTCTTGCGTTTTGAAGCTTACACAGCAGAATTACTACTGAATGCATTTATATATAAAAACCAAGATAAAGTTAATAACCTAGCAAAAATATATGCTCAATTTTATGCTCAATATGATGTAGGGAAATGTGTTTTAGCATGGAGTTATTTTAAAAATCATGAACCAGAACTAGCCTATTTTTATGTCTCTAATATGTCTAATAAATCAACTAATTGGTTTGGATATAGAGAGTACTTATCTGGGTCTAGTGCATTCTATGCTCAAAAAAATAATCTCTCAAAAATTCATTTTTATAGCTACTTAAATCAGTATTCATCGGATTACGTTAAAAGCATTTATTATCAACTTTATTTAATGAGTTGGTTTAATACTACAGATAAGAATAATTTAGATGCTTTACGAAAGAAAATTATTGATGAAGGGACATTAAACCTCAATGTTGATAAATATGCCTACACATTTGCTGCTAAAAATACACGTAATAACAAGAGAATATATCACTCTAGAATATTATTTGATGGAGGGCAATATGAAGCTTCAATTCGTACATTAATTGATATTGATTCCAGAAATTTGAACATAAATGATAAATTAGAATATAATTATCGTTTTGCACGTTCAAAACATGCATTAAAAGATACTTCTTTAGCAATAAAGTATTATCTTACTGTGTTGGAACTAGCAGGTGATAAACCAAAGGAATATTATCCTGCAAATTCCGCTTTAAACTTAGGTAAGTTATACGAAAGCAAAGGTGATATGACAAATGCTGAAATTTATTATAATAAAGCCAAATCGTACCCTAAGCATACTTATAAAAATAGCATAGATTCAGAAGCAAAACGAAGACTAAACTCTTTGTAA
- a CDS encoding OmpA family protein, translating into MYKYLLSTLLFSLFFQLSHGQGVTSNPLILKLSGYDLIYSESKFDDIEFPMSEVDIIPLSGEKIFATFKYGKDNSYKHPNSTQIIQTYFDKVKSLRGKPLYKGDNYGSFQVKSNAKKFWCVIETHENGESYTVTIIEQEKIQEAETAQEMLELLKEKGTVDLYFQFATGSATLSKASYQTVNELAILLKKYAPKLKLSIEGHTDNIGSSTANKKLSLQRAVAVKKQLVIKGVDTNRLETIGWGSERPIAPNDDEKGRLRNRRVSIKAIN; encoded by the coding sequence ATGTATAAATACCTTTTATCTACTCTATTATTTTCATTGTTTTTTCAGTTGTCTCATGGGCAAGGGGTTACATCAAATCCATTAATTTTAAAATTAAGTGGCTATGATTTAATCTACAGTGAATCTAAATTTGATGACATTGAATTTCCAATGAGTGAAGTAGATATTATTCCATTATCTGGTGAAAAAATATTTGCAACCTTTAAATATGGAAAAGACAATAGCTATAAACATCCAAATAGTACACAAATTATTCAGACTTACTTTGATAAAGTGAAATCTTTAAGAGGTAAGCCTTTATATAAAGGAGATAATTATGGTTCTTTTCAGGTAAAATCAAATGCTAAAAAGTTTTGGTGTGTTATAGAAACGCATGAAAACGGAGAGTCTTATACTGTCACTATTATTGAACAAGAGAAAATTCAAGAAGCAGAGACAGCTCAAGAAATGTTAGAGCTTTTAAAAGAAAAAGGTACTGTTGATTTGTATTTTCAGTTTGCAACAGGTAGTGCTACGTTATCAAAAGCTTCTTATCAAACAGTAAATGAACTAGCTATATTATTAAAAAAATACGCTCCTAAATTAAAATTAAGTATTGAAGGACATACAGATAATATTGGTAGTTCAACTGCAAATAAAAAACTTTCATTACAAAGAGCAGTTGCAGTAAAAAAGCAACTTGTAATTAAAGGGGTAGATACCAATAGATTAGAGACTATAGGTTGGGGTTCCGAAAGGCCTATTGCTCCAAACGATGATGAAAAAGGTCGACTTCGTAATCGAAGAGTTTCCATAAAAGCAATCAACTAA
- a CDS encoding PorP/SprF family type IX secretion system membrane protein, which translates to MRPNLHYYFYLLLIILFINNSNCSAQDTQFSQYYATPLYLNPALTGSSEETRAIVNYRNQWVGLPSSITSFMASFDHKFKYKSFALGGYIKQDNYGVNEGTPLKHNEIIASGSYTIGITKYMGLNLGLQVGYGQNRLDRSALVFNDQLDSFGFTGATTNEPFVTDQVSYADVSTGAMFFGEKYWAGVSIFHLTQPNISFLGEQAYLPVRFAFEAGYKIPLEYKGHYSHIPNYRRKSLTLAMHYQSQGKNDQLSLGAYFHYQPLLFGVWYRGLPLLKESEKDNAINHDAIVLLTGIKVANFNFGYSYDITLSDLPQQHANSHEISLQYTFNLYKDYRKKPKRKPLELSCPSPNL; encoded by the coding sequence ATGAGACCTAATTTACACTACTACTTCTATCTATTATTAATAATTCTATTTATTAATAATAGTAATTGCAGTGCACAAGACACGCAATTTTCACAATACTACGCTACACCTTTGTACCTTAACCCTGCACTTACCGGATCTAGTGAAGAAACTAGAGCTATAGTCAATTACAGGAATCAATGGGTTGGTTTGCCTTCAAGCATTACTTCATTTATGGCATCATTTGATCATAAATTTAAGTACAAAAGCTTTGCTCTTGGAGGGTATATCAAACAAGATAATTATGGTGTAAACGAAGGGACTCCACTTAAACATAACGAAATAATTGCCTCAGGATCTTATACTATAGGAATAACTAAATACATGGGATTAAATTTAGGACTACAAGTGGGTTACGGCCAAAATAGACTAGATAGATCTGCACTAGTGTTTAACGATCAGCTTGATTCCTTTGGCTTTACAGGTGCTACAACCAATGAACCATTTGTTACAGACCAAGTTAGTTACGCAGACGTAAGTACTGGTGCTATGTTTTTTGGAGAAAAATATTGGGCAGGAGTTTCAATATTTCACTTAACTCAACCTAACATTTCTTTCTTAGGAGAACAGGCTTATCTTCCTGTTAGATTTGCTTTTGAAGCTGGATATAAAATTCCTTTGGAATACAAAGGTCATTATTCACACATACCAAATTACAGACGTAAGTCGTTAACTTTAGCAATGCATTATCAAAGCCAAGGTAAGAATGATCAATTGAGCTTAGGAGCCTACTTTCATTATCAACCTTTACTTTTTGGAGTTTGGTATAGAGGACTCCCTTTACTAAAAGAATCTGAAAAGGACAATGCAATCAATCATGATGCTATTGTTCTACTAACTGGAATTAAAGTAGCAAATTTTAATTTTGGCTATAGTTATGATATCACATTATCAGATTTACCCCAGCAACATGCCAATTCTCATGAGATAAGTTTACAATACACTTTTAACTTATATAAAGATTATAGAAAAAAGCCAAAAAGAAAGCCACTTGAATTATCGTGCCCGTCCCCTAACTTATAA
- the gyrB gene encoding DNA topoisomerase (ATP-hydrolyzing) subunit B — protein sequence MEEKKDNYSAGNIQVLEGLEAVRKRPAMYIGDIGVKGLHHLIWEVVDNSIDEAMAGYCTDIYVTINEDNSVTVSDNGRGIPTGIHPKEKKSALEVVMTVLHAGGKFDKDTYKVSGGLHGVGVSCVNALSKDLKVTVNSRDGKVYQQEYKTGIPQYDVKVVGETDIHGTTVQFWPDLSIFTVGVYNYDTVASRIRELSYLNAGLTIHLQDRREKDDEGNFVGETFHSDGGLAEYVMYLDSTRQTLLPNPIFVEGEKANIQVQVAMTYNTSYSEHVYSYVNNINTYEGGTHVAGFRRSLTRTLKSYADSTGLLDKVKVDISGDDFREGLTAIISVKVPEPQFEGQTKTKLGNSEVSGAVDSAVTETLKTYLEEHPREAKNIVQKVITAAQARHAARKAREMVQRKNVLTGTGLPGKLSDCSEKDPAACELYLVEGDSAGGSAKQGRDRMFQAILPLKGKILNVEKAQEHKIYDNEEIKNIITALGVRFGTENDEKELNLEKLRYHKIIIMTDADIDGSHIRTLILTLFFRYMKPLIEQGYLYIAQPPFYLVKKGKNEKYCWSEDDRLRAIQELGGDEGKVSIQRYKGLGEMNPEQLWHTTMDPEFRSMSRVDIESAAEADHLFSMLMGDEVAPRRDFIERNARYAKVDA from the coding sequence ATGGAAGAAAAAAAAGACAATTATTCAGCCGGTAATATCCAAGTCCTTGAAGGATTGGAAGCAGTTCGTAAAAGACCAGCCATGTACATTGGTGACATTGGAGTTAAAGGTCTTCATCATTTAATATGGGAAGTTGTAGATAACTCCATTGATGAAGCAATGGCTGGCTATTGTACAGATATATATGTTACTATTAATGAAGACAATTCTGTAACTGTCTCAGATAATGGTAGAGGTATTCCTACAGGTATACACCCAAAAGAGAAGAAATCTGCTCTTGAGGTAGTAATGACTGTATTACACGCTGGTGGTAAATTTGACAAAGATACTTATAAAGTTTCTGGGGGTCTTCATGGTGTAGGTGTTTCATGTGTGAACGCTTTATCTAAAGACCTAAAAGTAACTGTAAATAGTAGAGACGGTAAAGTTTACCAACAAGAATACAAAACAGGTATTCCTCAATATGATGTTAAAGTAGTTGGTGAAACAGATATTCATGGTACTACGGTACAATTCTGGCCTGACTTATCTATTTTTACTGTTGGTGTATATAATTATGATACAGTAGCATCAAGAATTAGAGAATTATCTTACTTGAATGCTGGTTTAACTATACATCTACAAGATAGAAGAGAGAAAGACGACGAAGGAAATTTTGTTGGTGAAACTTTCCATTCTGATGGTGGTCTTGCTGAATATGTAATGTACCTTGATAGTACTCGCCAAACACTCCTACCTAATCCTATTTTTGTGGAAGGAGAAAAAGCGAATATTCAAGTTCAAGTAGCAATGACTTACAATACTTCGTATTCTGAACATGTTTACTCTTATGTAAACAATATTAACACATACGAAGGTGGTACACACGTTGCAGGTTTTAGACGTTCTTTAACTAGAACATTAAAATCTTATGCTGATTCTACTGGTTTACTTGACAAAGTAAAAGTTGATATTTCTGGTGATGACTTTAGAGAAGGTTTAACTGCCATTATTTCTGTTAAAGTTCCAGAACCTCAATTTGAAGGTCAGACAAAAACAAAATTAGGAAACTCTGAAGTTTCTGGTGCTGTAGACTCTGCAGTTACTGAAACATTAAAAACATATTTAGAAGAGCATCCTAGAGAAGCCAAAAATATAGTTCAGAAAGTTATTACTGCTGCTCAAGCACGTCATGCTGCAAGAAAAGCAAGAGAGATGGTACAACGTAAGAACGTTCTTACAGGTACAGGTCTTCCAGGTAAATTAAGTGACTGTTCTGAAAAAGATCCTGCTGCTTGTGAGTTATACCTTGTCGAAGGGGACTCTGCAGGTGGTTCTGCAAAGCAAGGTCGTGATAGAATGTTCCAAGCAATTCTTCCATTAAAGGGTAAAATCCTTAATGTAGAAAAAGCTCAAGAACACAAAATCTACGATAACGAAGAAATCAAGAACATTATCACTGCTCTAGGTGTTCGTTTTGGTACTGAAAATGATGAAAAGGAACTTAATTTAGAAAAATTACGTTACCATAAAATCATTATCATGACCGATGCAGATATTGATGGTAGTCATATTAGAACGCTGATTTTAACGTTGTTCTTCCGTTATATGAAACCTCTTATCGAACAAGGATATTTATATATTGCTCAGCCTCCATTCTACTTAGTAAAGAAAGGAAAGAACGAGAAATATTGTTGGTCTGAAGATGATAGATTAAGAGCTATTCAAGAGTTAGGTGGTGATGAAGGAAAAGTTAGTATACAACGTTATAAAGGTCTAGGTGAAATGAACCCAGAACAGTTATGGCATACTACTATGGATCCTGAATTTAGATCAATGTCACGTGTTGATATTGAATCTGCAGCAGAAGCTGATCATTTATTCTCAATGCTTATGGGTGATGAAGTTGCTCCTCGTAGAGACTTTATCGAACGTAACGCACGTTATGCAAAAGTTGATGCTTAA
- a CDS encoding lysophospholipid acyltransferase family protein, whose product MSQRKGWKKLKYELLYWALKGLLIVAGWIPRSLLMWFFKNLAGIAYYIMPKTRDLAIEHLKYAYGDEMTDDKAKKMTKNLFKNLGRNFTDVIRYPTMNSVDDILEVLEVEGEEHLLEAYDKGKGVILLTCHRGAFDMVGYYLNLKKYSCIAIGAKLQDPKLNELLVNNRRNNRHALSDFVERSDPRGSIKMFKKLKDGGLAFLLIDQDTDKVQNTFVDFYGKKAATPIGAAVLALKADAAIIPAAVKMQPNGKHMLTFKPEVPLIKTGDLKNDINVNTQNMSLALEEFIREEPEQWVWFHERWKTKPTEDVSK is encoded by the coding sequence ATGAGTCAACGTAAAGGATGGAAAAAGCTTAAGTATGAGCTACTTTATTGGGCATTAAAAGGATTGCTAATTGTGGCAGGTTGGATTCCTAGATCTTTATTGATGTGGTTTTTTAAAAACCTTGCTGGAATTGCTTATTATATTATGCCCAAAACTCGTGATTTAGCAATTGAGCATTTAAAGTATGCTTATGGCGATGAGATGACAGATGATAAGGCTAAAAAAATGACCAAAAACCTTTTTAAGAACTTAGGAAGAAACTTCACAGATGTTATCCGCTACCCTACTATGAATAGTGTAGATGATATTTTAGAAGTTCTTGAAGTTGAAGGTGAAGAACATTTATTAGAAGCATATGATAAAGGTAAAGGAGTTATTCTTCTAACTTGTCACAGGGGTGCTTTTGATATGGTTGGCTATTATCTCAATCTAAAAAAATATTCATGTATTGCTATTGGTGCTAAATTACAAGATCCTAAGTTAAATGAGCTACTTGTAAATAATAGAAGAAACAATAGACATGCACTTTCAGATTTTGTTGAAAGAAGCGACCCTCGTGGTAGTATCAAGATGTTTAAAAAATTAAAAGATGGTGGTTTAGCTTTCCTTTTAATTGATCAAGATACAGATAAGGTTCAAAATACTTTTGTTGATTTCTATGGCAAAAAAGCTGCTACTCCTATTGGCGCTGCAGTTCTTGCATTAAAAGCTGATGCTGCAATTATTCCTGCAGCAGTTAAAATGCAACCGAATGGGAAACACATGCTTACTTTCAAACCAGAAGTCCCTCTAATTAAAACAGGTGATTTAAAGAATGACATCAATGTAAATACTCAAAATATGTCATTAGCTTTAGAGGAATTTATTAGAGAAGAGCCTGAACAGTGGGTCTGGTTCCATGAAAGATGGAAAACAAAACCAACTGAAGATGTAAGTAAATAA
- a CDS encoding tetratricopeptide repeat protein: protein MNNQDRLFFYPIHMNRLFYFFILLLFFGCDKNTTRDQSFIKGRDALKEKKYKKAETQLLIAVKEDESFSEAWNNLGIAYYEQGEIEKALDTYQKALSIDSCLIDAYQNKANALFKIGNVDDAIITLTNGLECENLNYNLLLNRATLYQQKKKYKRALNDLNLCLQINGLDDVLLTNIGYCHYSLDALDSAFHYSIQAIEINADRHEAVNNLGMIALKNKEVNQAYKYFSRAVEQDPQNVLYRLNLSKAAISIKNYDSACKNAKMADYYDEGNTQALNYILRSCVFTMEMKIFFDYCLELYQKGNISIFNVPLKELRNNDKNEKYCELSKLIKEKNIKIDGNLLSKCK, encoded by the coding sequence TTGAATAATCAGGATCGGTTATTTTTTTATCCTATACATATGAACAGATTATTTTACTTTTTTATACTTCTATTATTTTTTGGTTGTGACAAAAATACAACAAGAGATCAATCCTTTATTAAAGGAAGGGATGCTTTAAAAGAGAAAAAGTATAAAAAGGCAGAAACCCAGTTATTGATAGCTGTTAAAGAGGATGAAAGTTTTTCTGAAGCTTGGAATAATTTAGGTATTGCTTATTATGAACAAGGAGAAATTGAAAAAGCTCTTGATACATATCAAAAAGCGTTATCTATAGATAGTTGCCTTATTGATGCTTATCAAAACAAAGCTAATGCGTTATTTAAAATAGGAAATGTAGATGATGCTATCATAACGCTTACAAATGGGTTAGAATGTGAAAATTTAAATTATAATTTACTTTTAAACCGAGCAACTCTATATCAACAAAAGAAAAAATATAAACGGGCACTAAATGACCTAAATTTATGCTTACAAATAAATGGTCTAGATGATGTTTTATTGACGAACATTGGTTATTGTCATTATAGTTTAGATGCGTTAGATTCTGCATTTCACTATTCAATTCAAGCAATAGAAATCAATGCTGATAGACATGAAGCTGTGAACAACCTTGGGATGATTGCTTTAAAAAATAAGGAAGTAAACCAAGCCTATAAATATTTTTCACGAGCGGTTGAACAAGACCCTCAAAATGTTTTATACCGTCTTAATTTAAGTAAAGCCGCCATTAGTATCAAGAACTACGATAGTGCATGTAAAAATGCAAAAATGGCAGACTATTATGACGAAGGAAATACACAAGCATTAAACTATATTCTACGTTCTTGTGTTTTCACAATGGAAATGAAAATATTTTTTGATTACTGCTTAGAGTTGTATCAAAAAGGAAACATTTCAATCTTCAATGTACCTTTAAAAGAGTTGAGGAATAATGATAAAAATGAAAAATACTGTGAATTATCTAAGTTGATAAAAGAAAAAAACATTAAAATTGATGGCAATTTATTGTCAAAATGTAAATAA